In a genomic window of Tissierella sp. Yu-01:
- a CDS encoding FMN-binding protein, translating into MKKLALLTLCLAMAANMVACSQPAEPSTSGAETLTGVGKGFGGELKVAVTKDGDKITAVEVTEHSETNGISDPAIEQIPSKIVEANSTDVDIVAGATVTSEAIIYAVNNALDPATYPAPTEEVKEPKEATALTASDVYQGFGLANLVRKGPGTDDTDTQVWSTNQVFANVLFDGDGKILSIYVDQLEVATPNYDGDGMPHFTGFPGQSYNNDENHDGKVDGQLTATEESFTAEVNGWLTKRERGDAYVMGAGTWYQQMDKFQEIFVGKTVEEVEEWFNKYTSDLNGRPLKDGSDKPEDKAKYDALSDEEKSMLADVTSAATMSLNDSHGDIIAAIKNAFESRVPLDIKSAAAQGLGVVSNPRTGPGADDKDTPVWSINQIFANTLFDEEGRIISIYVDQLEIATPNYDGDGMPHFTGWPGQSYNNDENHDAKVDGQITATEESFIAEMEGWLTKRERGDAYRMGAGTWYQQMDKFQEIFVGKTVEEVEEWFAKYTSDLNGRPLKDGSDKPEDKAKYDSLTDDEKAMLADVTSAATMSLNDSHGDIIAAIKASFENRIEIDLTIK; encoded by the coding sequence ATGAAGAAATTAGCATTATTAACACTATGCTTAGCTATGGCAGCAAATATGGTGGCTTGTAGTCAACCTGCTGAGCCTTCAACTTCAGGTGCTGAGACTTTAACAGGAGTAGGAAAAGGTTTTGGAGGAGAACTAAAGGTTGCAGTTACAAAGGATGGAGACAAAATAACAGCAGTAGAGGTTACTGAGCACAGCGAAACTAACGGAATTTCTGATCCTGCAATTGAGCAGATACCAAGTAAGATAGTTGAAGCTAATTCAACTGATGTAGATATAGTCGCTGGAGCGACTGTAACAAGTGAAGCTATTATTTATGCTGTAAACAATGCATTGGACCCTGCTACATATCCAGCGCCAACTGAAGAAGTAAAAGAGCCAAAAGAAGCAACAGCTCTAACTGCATCTGATGTGTATCAAGGATTTGGTTTAGCTAATTTAGTACGTAAAGGACCTGGAACAGATGATACTGATACACAAGTATGGAGTACAAACCAGGTATTTGCTAATGTATTATTTGATGGAGACGGAAAAATACTTTCTATATATGTAGACCAGTTAGAAGTAGCTACTCCAAACTATGATGGAGATGGAATGCCTCATTTCACAGGATTCCCGGGACAAAGCTACAATAATGATGAAAACCACGACGGCAAAGTAGATGGACAATTAACAGCTACAGAAGAAAGTTTTACAGCTGAAGTAAATGGCTGGTTAACAAAGAGAGAACGTGGAGATGCATATGTAATGGGTGCTGGAACATGGTATCAACAAATGGATAAGTTCCAAGAAATCTTTGTTGGCAAAACTGTAGAAGAAGTGGAAGAATGGTTTAATAAATATACTTCTGATTTAAACGGAAGACCACTAAAAGATGGTTCTGACAAACCAGAAGATAAGGCAAAATATGATGCTTTATCTGATGAAGAAAAATCAATGCTTGCAGATGTAACATCAGCAGCAACAATGAGCTTAAATGATAGCCACGGAGATATTATAGCAGCTATAAAGAATGCTTTTGAAAGCCGTGTACCACTAGATATAAAATCAGCTGCAGCTCAAGGACTTGGTGTTGTAAGTAATCCTAGAACAGGACCTGGTGCGGATGATAAAGATACACCAGTATGGAGTATAAATCAAATATTTGCTAACACATTATTCGATGAAGAAGGAAGAATTATTTCTATATATGTAGACCAACTAGAAATAGCAACTCCAAACTATGATGGAGATGGAATGCCACATTTCACAGGTTGGCCAGGACAAAGTTATAATAATGATGAAAACCACGATGCAAAAGTAGATGGACAAATAACAGCTACAGAAGAAAGCTTTATAGCTGAAATGGAAGGTTGGTTAACAAAGAGAGAACGTGGAGATGCCTATAGAATGGGTGCTGGAACATGGTATCAACAAATGGATAAGTTCCAAGAAATCTTTGTTGGCAAAACTGTAGAAGAAGTAGAAGAATGGTTTGCTAAATATACTTCTGATCTAAACGGAAGACCACTAAAAGATGGTTCTGACAAACCAGAAGATAAGGCAAAATATGATTCTTTAACAGATGATGAAAAAGCAATGCTTGCAGATGTAACGTCAGCTGCAACAATGAGCTTAAATGATAGCCATGGAGATATCATTGCAGCTATTAAGGCATCATTCGAAAACCGTATAGAAATTGATTTAACAATAAAATAA
- a CDS encoding IS3 family transposase, with amino-acid sequence MHSLRGSFKLKDVLAVTGFPKSTYMYWQKRFERENPDQEIEQKVLDIRKEHKNFGYRRIHGELRKQGLLINKKKVQRIVQKLNLQVTAFTRKSRKYSSYKGNVGKISPNRINRRFDTNIPHQKITTDTSEFKYYEVDQKGRMLIKKLYLDPFMDLCNREILSHSISPRPSAQNVMQALNEAIEITSDCKYRRTFHSDRGWAYQMKAYSRVLGSNRIFQSMSRKGNCIDNSPMENFFGIMKQEMYYGMVYYSYEELKNSIEKYIKYYNEKRIKDKLGWMSPVEYRLSLSAA; translated from the coding sequence ATCCACAGCCTCCGAGGATCCTTCAAATTAAAAGATGTTCTCGCAGTTACAGGCTTCCCAAAATCAACATATATGTATTGGCAAAAGCGTTTTGAAAGGGAGAATCCAGATCAGGAGATAGAACAGAAAGTTTTAGATATCCGTAAGGAACATAAGAATTTTGGCTATCGCCGGATTCATGGCGAGTTAAGAAAGCAAGGACTGCTTATCAACAAGAAGAAGGTTCAGCGTATTGTGCAAAAGCTTAATCTTCAAGTGACTGCTTTCACTCGCAAAAGTCGTAAGTACAGCTCATACAAAGGGAATGTTGGTAAGATATCACCTAACAGAATTAATAGACGTTTTGATACAAATATTCCTCACCAGAAGATTACAACTGATACGTCGGAATTCAAATATTATGAGGTGGATCAAAAAGGAAGAATGCTTATCAAAAAACTTTACCTGGATCCATTTATGGATTTATGCAATAGAGAAATCCTAAGTCATAGCATTTCTCCAAGACCATCAGCCCAAAATGTAATGCAAGCCTTAAATGAGGCAATAGAAATTACCTCAGATTGTAAATACAGGAGAACATTCCATTCTGATAGAGGATGGGCATATCAGATGAAAGCATATAGTCGTGTACTTGGATCAAACAGAATATTTCAGAGTATGTCGCGTAAAGGAAACTGCATTGATAATTCTCCTATGGAAAACTTCTTTGGAATTATGAAACAGGAAATGTATTATGGTATGGTTTACTACAGTTATGAAGAACTTAAAAATTCGATAGAAAAATATATTAAGTATTACAACGAGAAAAGGATTAAAGACAAGCTTGGATGGATGAGTCCTGTAGAATACAGACTTAGTCTTTCGGCTGCATAA
- a CDS encoding transposase encodes MAKYSYEFKMKVVQEYLAGKGGFTFLSEKYNISSRRDLQKWVSAYNEFGSDGLIRKRKNQTYSFEFKLHVVELYLTTEVSYQDLALSVGINNPPLISKWVNDYRIAGPDALKPKQKGRRPKVDKPKDTNFDKSKK; translated from the coding sequence ATGGCAAAATATAGTTATGAATTTAAGATGAAAGTTGTGCAAGAATATTTAGCTGGAAAGGGTGGATTCACTTTTCTATCTGAAAAATATAATATCTCTTCTAGGAGGGACTTACAAAAATGGGTTTCTGCATACAATGAATTTGGCTCTGATGGCTTAATAAGAAAACGAAAAAATCAAACTTACTCTTTCGAATTTAAGCTTCATGTGGTAGAGTTGTATCTAACTACAGAGGTTTCTTATCAGGATTTAGCGCTTTCGGTTGGAATTAATAATCCACCATTAATAAGCAAATGGGTTAATGATTATCGTATTGCTGGACCCGATGCCTTGAAACCTAAACAGAAGGGGCGGCGACCAAAAGTGGATAAACCAAAAGATACTAATTTTGATAAGAGTAAAAAATAA
- the cls gene encoding cardiolipin synthase — protein MRNLFKLLSNRILIFGLSIILQALTLIIIIYRFSNYMAYFYGLFTIISILAVLYIVNKNGNPSYKIAWIIPIMIFPVFGGLFYLLFGGITPGTRNRKKMKVIEEKTTNALGQNEDIIKIIEQENMVAANQSRYIEQNSMYPVYMNTTSEYLAIGESKFKILLEELQKAEKYIFLEYFIIEEGIMWNSILDVLKEKASQGIDVRIIYDDIGCLMKLPYRYDKKLEKMGIKCEIFNPFIPILSNRHNHRDHRKIVVIDGHTAITGGINLADEYINAKRIYGHWKDSGILIKGDAVWSLTVMFLTVWDYLKEIDEDFNEYKPDIKFNKADGFVQPFSDSPLDNESVGESVYLNLITQAQDYIYINTPYLILDSTMTRALCLASQRGVNVKIVTPHIPDKWYVHSVSRSNYQVLIEAGIEIYEYTPGFMHSKTFVVDDKYGVVGTINLDYRSLFLHFECGVWLYKTNSIKQLKDDYLKTLKQCQKVTLEDCKNVKLYIRLGRSILRLFAPLM, from the coding sequence ATGAGAAATTTATTTAAGCTTTTATCTAATAGGATATTAATTTTTGGTTTATCCATTATCCTTCAGGCATTAACATTAATAATAATCATATATAGATTTAGCAATTATATGGCATATTTTTATGGCTTATTTACAATTATTAGTATTTTAGCTGTACTCTACATAGTAAATAAGAATGGTAATCCTTCATATAAAATAGCTTGGATTATACCAATTATGATATTTCCCGTATTTGGAGGGTTATTCTATCTTTTATTTGGTGGTATAACACCTGGGACGAGGAACAGAAAAAAGATGAAGGTAATAGAAGAGAAAACAACTAATGCCTTAGGTCAGAATGAAGATATTATTAAAATAATTGAACAGGAGAATATGGTTGCTGCAAATCAATCAAGATACATTGAGCAAAACTCCATGTATCCAGTATATATGAATACAACTTCTGAATACCTAGCAATAGGTGAGTCAAAATTCAAGATATTGCTGGAGGAATTACAAAAAGCTGAAAAGTACATATTTCTTGAATATTTCATCATAGAAGAAGGTATAATGTGGAATTCCATATTGGATGTTCTTAAGGAAAAGGCAAGTCAAGGTATAGACGTAAGAATAATTTATGATGATATTGGTTGCTTAATGAAGCTTCCATATAGATATGATAAGAAACTTGAAAAAATGGGAATTAAGTGTGAGATATTTAATCCATTCATACCCATATTATCAAATAGGCATAATCACAGAGACCATAGAAAAATAGTTGTAATAGATGGACATACTGCAATTACTGGCGGAATAAATCTTGCTGACGAATATATTAATGCTAAAAGAATATATGGACATTGGAAGGATAGCGGAATTTTAATTAAAGGTGATGCAGTATGGAGTCTTACTGTTATGTTTCTTACAGTGTGGGATTATTTAAAGGAAATTGATGAGGATTTTAATGAATATAAACCTGATATAAAGTTTAATAAGGCAGATGGATTTGTTCAGCCTTTTTCTGATAGTCCCTTGGATAATGAATCAGTTGGTGAATCTGTTTACTTAAACCTTATTACTCAGGCTCAAGATTATATTTATATAAATACTCCATATTTAATATTAGACAGCACCATGACTCGTGCATTATGTTTAGCTTCACAAAGAGGAGTAAATGTAAAGATAGTAACTCCACATATTCCAGATAAGTGGTATGTACATTCTGTTAGTCGTTCGAATTATCAGGTATTGATTGAAGCAGGCATAGAAATTTATGAATATACTCCTGGATTTATGCATTCAAAAACCTTTGTGGTTGATGATAAATATGGAGTAGTAGGAACAATAAATCTGGATTATCGTAGTCTGTTTCTACACTTTGAGTGCGGAGTATGGTTATATAAAACTAATAGTATAAAGCAATTAAAGGATGATTATTTAAAGACCCTAAAGCAATGCCAAAAGGTAACATTAGAGGATTGTAAAAATGTAAAATTATATATAAGGTTAGGTAGATCTATCTTAAGATTATTTGCCCCATTAATGTAA